From a single Marinobacter sp. THAF197a genomic region:
- a CDS encoding DUF4177 domain-containing protein, translating into MYQYKMVQVPPNIEVQAKQQRGNEAAAYLEDVVNTYAKDGWEFYRVDAIGVNVKPGCIAGLFGQKEALSTYHVVSFRKQA; encoded by the coding sequence ATGTATCAGTACAAGATGGTTCAAGTTCCACCAAACATTGAAGTCCAGGCGAAGCAGCAGAGGGGGAATGAGGCAGCAGCGTACCTTGAGGATGTAGTCAACACATACGCAAAGGATGGTTGGGAGTTCTACCGCGTCGACGCGATCGGTGTGAATGTTAAGCCAGGTTGTATAGCAGGCTTGTTTGGGCAGAAAGAGGCCTTGAGCACCTATCACGTTGTTTCTTTCAGAAAGCAGGCGTGA
- the yidD gene encoding membrane protein insertion efficiency factor YidD, producing the protein MIWLSVQLIGFYRLVAPKSVRQSCRFEPSCSEYAIAALRKYGFLKGWQLTLFRLKRCCPPNGGEDWP; encoded by the coding sequence ATGATTTGGCTTTCGGTACAGCTTATCGGGTTTTATCGACTGGTAGCACCAAAGTCGGTGCGCCAGTCTTGTCGGTTCGAGCCAAGCTGCTCTGAGTATGCGATTGCCGCGCTTCGGAAATATGGCTTTCTGAAAGGGTGGCAGTTAACTCTTTTCAGATTGAAGCGCTGCTGTCCGCCCAATGGTGGAGAGGATTGGCCGTGA